In Aerococcaceae bacterium zg-252, the genomic window AAAAGTAATGGATTTTCTTTAATGAATACTTCGCTAGCGTCCATAATAGCCGTCGCCCCAACCGAACGAACTACAGTTTCTTGATATGACTTACGAATAAGAGCTGTTACTTGCTCAAACCCAAGTGCACGCAATAAGCGAATTGCGACACTTCCTACTCCACCAGATGCACCCGTCACTAAAATTGATGGTTGCTGTTCCACACGCATTCCATTTGCTAATAATGCTTGAACAGCTAAAGCTGCCGTCAACCCCGCAGTCCCCATTATCATCGCCTGTTTTGCTGTCAGCCCATTTGGTAAAGGCATAATCCATTCTTTTGGCACTTGAGCATATTCACTCAATCCCCCAGTATGCGAAACACCCACACCATATCCAATTACCGAAACCAATTGTCCCGATTGATACGTTCCAGTCGAATCTTCCACTACTTCTCCGCTTATGTCAATTCCTGGAATCATTGGATACTGACGAATCACTCCCCCTTTTGGAGTCGCCGCTAACATATCTTTATAATTAAGCGAACTATAATGAACTTTGATTAATACATCTCCAGCACTTAATTGAGTTCGTTCTATTTCTTTTAACTCAAACGAATGTTGTCCATTGATTTCATCTACTATCCATGCACGAAATGTCATAAAAATTCCACCTTATCATTTTATCATCTATATGTATGTCCTTAAAGATATCGACATACTCGACTATCACTTTCACTTTACACAAAAATCACTTGCATTTCCAACGAAACACAAGTGATTTATTAAACTATTTTTAATCCTGTACAGCTTGAACAAAATGTCCCGGTGCAATTTCCTTTAGTGGTGCATTCGCATTCATTTGTTGCTCATCGAAAATAATACGTTGACGCTGACGCTCATAATCCGGATCCGGCAATGGAATCGCTGATAATAAACTTTTCGTATATGGATGTTGTGGATTATCATATAAAGTTTGTGCATCAGCTAACTCTACTAATTTTCCATGATACATCATTCCAATACGATCACTGAAATATTTTACCATTGACAAGTCATGGGCAATAAATAAATAAGTCAGACCATGATCTTGTTGCAGTTTTTCCAATAAATTAATCACTTGTGCTTGAATGGATACGTCCAGTGCTGAAATCGGCTCATCACAAACGATAAATTCTG contains:
- a CDS encoding YhdH/YhfP family quinone oxidoreductase; translation: MTFRAWIVDEINGQHSFELKEIERTQLSAGDVLIKVHYSSLNYKDMLAATPKGGVIRQYPMIPGIDISGEVVEDSTGTYQSGQLVSVIGYGVGVSHTGGLSEYAQVPKEWIMPLPNGLTAKQAMIMGTAGLTAALAVQALLANGMRVEQQPSILVTGASGGVGSVAIRLLRALGFEQVTALIRKSYQETVVRSVGATAIMDASEVFIKENPLLLKEKFDFIIDNVGGEVASHLIPQIRYGGSMALCGNAGGIQLHTTVLPFILRGVNLLGIDSVNIPLEERMAILEKFATEWDVLNDLVVNEISLEEIAESLAQLKQGAHVGRTIVKVIQ